The bacterium genome includes a region encoding these proteins:
- a CDS encoding aminotransferase class V-fold PLP-dependent enzyme, protein MGHLPIYLDHHATTPLDKRVLDAMMPYLTDRFGNAASRNHVFGWQAEEAVELARADVAELIGADKKEIIFTGGATESINLALKGVAEAYASKGNHIITAVAEHRCVLDSCKHLEKSGFEITVLPVRNDGTVDPEQVRSAITDRTILISVMMANNEIGSINPIQKIGEVAREKNILFHSDIVQAVGKVSVDVNELNLDLASLSAHKFYGPKGVGALFVRQKNPRVKLVAQMDGGGHEKEMRSGTLNVPGIIGLGRAALLCKAEFDNNFWHYFNLRNKLYEAVVTELDSIHLNGPEIETPEVLKKVGTANEASKKIKRLPNNLNISFEQTKSESIMIAMKEVAMSSGSACTSALPEPSHVLRAIGISDELAKASLRFGIGRTNTLEEIEFVGRRLVDVVTKLRSEPQHAHSS, encoded by the coding sequence ATGGGTCATCTGCCAATATATTTAGATCATCACGCCACGACGCCTTTGGACAAGAGAGTACTCGATGCGATGATGCCGTATCTGACCGATCGCTTCGGCAATGCGGCCAGCCGCAATCATGTTTTTGGATGGCAGGCTGAAGAAGCGGTGGAACTGGCCAGGGCGGATGTTGCCGAGCTGATCGGAGCCGACAAAAAAGAAATTATTTTTACCGGCGGCGCAACGGAATCGATTAATCTGGCATTGAAAGGAGTTGCAGAGGCTTACGCGTCCAAAGGCAATCACATCATCACCGCCGTCGCCGAACATAGATGCGTTCTGGATTCATGCAAACACCTTGAAAAGTCGGGCTTCGAAATTACCGTTCTGCCGGTTCGTAATGACGGCACGGTTGATCCGGAGCAAGTTCGCAGTGCAATTACTGACAGAACGATTTTGATTTCGGTCATGATGGCCAATAATGAAATCGGAAGTATAAACCCGATACAAAAAATCGGCGAGGTCGCGCGTGAGAAAAATATTCTTTTTCACAGCGATATCGTTCAAGCCGTGGGAAAAGTCAGTGTGGACGTCAATGAACTGAATTTGGATCTGGCATCTCTTTCAGCTCATAAATTTTATGGACCCAAAGGGGTTGGCGCATTATTCGTAAGGCAAAAAAATCCGCGCGTAAAACTTGTCGCGCAAATGGACGGAGGCGGGCATGAAAAGGAGATGCGTTCCGGTACGCTTAATGTGCCGGGGATTATCGGGCTGGGTAGAGCGGCGTTATTGTGTAAAGCGGAATTTGACAACAATTTTTGGCATTACTTCAATTTGAGAAATAAATTGTATGAAGCGGTCGTTACAGAACTTGACAGTATTCATTTGAACGGGCCGGAGATAGAAACTCCTGAAGTTTTAAAAAAAGTCGGTACAGCGAACGAAGCTTCAAAAAAGATCAAACGGCTGCCCAATAATCTGAATATAAGTTTCGAACAAACGAAATCCGAATCGATCATGATAGCGATGAAAGAAGTTGCCATGTCGTCGGGCTCCGCATGTACGAGCGCGTTGCCGGAACCGTCCCACGTGCTGCGCGCGATCGGGATCAGCGACGAACTCGCTAAAGCGTCGCTTCGTTTCGGGATCGGGCGAACCAATACGTT
- the asd gene encoding aspartate-semialdehyde dehydrogenase — protein sequence MSKINVVILGATGTVGQRFIQLLDRHPYFEIAAIAASDKSAGKKYKDVVTWKLDTPIPQSIQDMVIQKCEPGMDARIAFSGLDSTVAGEIEMAFAKNGYAVVSNSKNYRMEADVPLIYPEVNADHLALIDIQKKNRGFKNGFIVTNSNCSIMSFLPVIHVLDKNFGVEKMTVVTMQAVSGAGYPGVASLDILGNIVPYIGGEEEEKIRTEPLKILGKLENGRIKYSGIQISPSVNRVPVVDGHLASVSVKLKTKTNEEEIKNYLRNFHGVPQDLKLPLAPERPIIIHDAIDRPQPRLDIHLDKGMAVSVGRIRSCEVLDYKFTCLVHNTIRGAAGAAILNAELLSAKQML from the coding sequence ATGAGCAAGATCAACGTAGTCATTCTCGGCGCTACCGGAACCGTCGGCCAGAGATTCATTCAACTTTTGGACCGACATCCGTATTTTGAGATCGCCGCTATCGCGGCTTCTGATAAATCAGCAGGCAAAAAATATAAAGACGTTGTAACATGGAAACTTGATACGCCGATTCCCCAGTCCATCCAAGACATGGTCATTCAAAAGTGCGAACCCGGTATGGATGCAAGGATTGCCTTTTCCGGATTAGATTCGACGGTGGCGGGCGAGATCGAAATGGCTTTTGCAAAAAACGGATATGCAGTGGTGAGTAATTCAAAAAACTACCGCATGGAAGCGGATGTACCGCTGATTTATCCTGAAGTTAATGCAGACCACCTCGCGCTGATTGACATCCAGAAAAAGAATCGCGGATTCAAAAATGGTTTTATCGTTACCAATTCCAATTGCTCAATCATGTCTTTTTTACCGGTCATTCATGTACTCGACAAAAACTTCGGAGTTGAAAAAATGACCGTCGTGACCATGCAGGCTGTCTCCGGCGCAGGATATCCCGGTGTCGCTTCATTGGACATTTTAGGAAATATCGTTCCTTATATCGGCGGCGAGGAAGAAGAGAAGATCCGCACAGAGCCTTTGAAAATTCTTGGAAAACTGGAAAATGGACGTATCAAATATTCCGGAATTCAAATAAGTCCCTCGGTAAATCGTGTTCCGGTAGTAGACGGACATCTTGCGTCGGTATCAGTTAAATTGAAGACAAAAACGAACGAGGAGGAAATCAAAAACTATTTAAGAAATTTCCACGGTGTCCCGCAGGATTTGAAATTGCCCCTCGCGCCGGAACGCCCGATCATTATTCATGACGCCATCGATCGTCCGCAACCGCGGCTGGACATTCATCTTGATAAGGGCATGGCCGTTTCCGTCGGACGAATTCGTTCCTGCGAAGTGTTGGACTATAAATTTACCTGCCTCGTTCATAATACGATTCGCGGCGCAGCCGGCGCAGCCATTCTAAATGCAGAGTTACTGTCTGCGAAACAAATGCTATAA
- the lysC gene encoding lysine-sensitive aspartokinase 3, which translates to MIIIKFGGTSVQDVASIRSVINIVKAKLHKQPIVVVSAVAGATNQLIESARCAVAGKKEESVGILNSLRNRHLEIAEDLIKDSGELDNVNKSIDDIITKLANLVEGVSLIGELTNRSLDMFAAQGELLSSNVIAPAMKEAELEVKWFDARQVMITDEQYASAIPNIPVLADKCRTLITPLFKEWQVVLTQGFIGSTSSGITTTLGRGGSDYSAALLGAAMDAEDIEIWTDVDGVLTTDPRIVPHAKRVKQMSFREASELAYFGAKVLHPATIIPAVEKNIPVHVYNTKNPDFGGTLIAAKLHLSKEAQSSSCVIKSIAFKKDITIFNITSSRMLLAHGFLYSIFEIFKKHKTAVDVVSTTEVSVSLTIDNLENLESIVRDLSAFSQVQVESKRAIVCLVGEQMRKTAGIAARTFGAIRDININMVSQGASEINLTFVIDEKDVDAVVKRLHDEFFSGPLPADIFE; encoded by the coding sequence ATGATCATTATAAAATTCGGCGGAACATCGGTTCAGGATGTCGCATCCATTCGTTCCGTTATCAATATTGTCAAGGCTAAACTGCACAAGCAGCCGATCGTTGTCGTTTCCGCTGTGGCCGGCGCAACAAATCAGTTGATCGAATCCGCGCGCTGCGCCGTTGCAGGAAAAAAGGAAGAGTCGGTAGGGATATTAAACAGTCTCCGAAATCGTCATCTTGAAATTGCCGAAGACCTGATCAAGGATAGCGGCGAATTGGACAATGTCAACAAATCGATTGATGACATCATCACCAAGTTGGCTAACTTAGTCGAAGGCGTGTCGCTTATCGGGGAATTGACAAACCGTTCGCTTGATATGTTTGCCGCACAGGGAGAACTTTTGTCCTCGAATGTTATCGCTCCTGCGATGAAGGAAGCGGAACTTGAGGTGAAATGGTTTGACGCACGGCAAGTCATGATCACCGACGAACAATATGCAAGCGCCATTCCTAACATCCCTGTTTTGGCCGATAAGTGCAGAACGCTTATTACACCCCTCTTCAAAGAATGGCAAGTGGTTTTAACGCAGGGATTTATTGGTTCGACTTCCTCCGGCATTACTACAACACTTGGCCGTGGCGGATCGGATTATTCCGCCGCTTTGCTTGGCGCTGCCATGGACGCAGAGGATATTGAAATTTGGACCGACGTGGACGGCGTATTAACAACCGATCCGCGCATCGTACCGCACGCCAAGCGGGTCAAACAGATGAGCTTTCGTGAAGCATCCGAATTGGCGTATTTCGGCGCCAAAGTGCTCCATCCGGCAACGATCATTCCGGCGGTAGAAAAAAATATTCCTGTTCACGTTTACAATACCAAAAATCCGGATTTTGGCGGAACGCTTATCGCCGCGAAACTCCATTTATCAAAAGAAGCGCAAAGTTCCTCCTGCGTGATCAAATCGATCGCTTTCAAAAAAGACATTACTATTTTTAATATTACTTCTTCGCGCATGCTTCTTGCGCATGGATTTCTTTATTCGATTTTCGAAATATTCAAAAAACACAAAACGGCCGTGGACGTCGTATCAACAACCGAAGTCAGTGTCTCACTGACCATTGACAACCTTGAAAATCTGGAGTCCATCGTTCGCGATCTGTCCGCGTTTTCACAGGTTCAAGTTGAATCTAAACGCGCCATCGTTTGCCTGGTAGGAGAACAAATGCGCAAAACGGCGGGCATTGCGGCGCGAACTTTTGGTGCGATCCGGGATATTAATATTAATATGGTCTCCCAAGGTGCGTCCGAGATTAATTTAACGTTCGTAATCGACGAGAAGGATGTTGACGCAGTTGTGAAACGCCTGCATGATGAATTTTTCTCCGGTCCGTTGCCTGCGGATATTTTCGAATAG
- the dapB gene encoding 4-hydroxy-tetrahydrodipicolinate reductase gives MKIALIGYGKMGKEIERCAKEKQITVSAIFDENKPVTVNGIQDADVCIDFSVPSAVVSNIRLYAEAGKNAVVGTTDWLEHIDEVKRIVMDSGTGLIYTSNFSIGVNMFFKIVEHAAELMNNFSDYDAFVHELHHNQKIDSPSGTALSIAKIMIEKIDRKKSILSDTSKGKINADHLHITSTRIGSVPGTHTVGFDSSADTIELTHTARNRSGFALGALFAAKWIQGKKGIYTMGDVLK, from the coding sequence ATGAAAATCGCATTAATCGGTTACGGCAAGATGGGAAAAGAAATCGAACGTTGTGCAAAAGAAAAACAAATTACAGTGTCTGCGATATTTGACGAAAACAAACCGGTGACTGTCAACGGTATTCAAGATGCCGATGTCTGTATTGATTTTTCAGTTCCGTCAGCCGTTGTCAGCAACATCCGACTCTATGCGGAAGCCGGAAAGAATGCCGTTGTCGGCACAACAGACTGGCTTGAACATATTGACGAGGTAAAACGCATCGTAATGGATTCCGGCACTGGGCTGATTTATACGTCAAATTTTTCGATTGGCGTGAATATGTTCTTCAAGATCGTTGAGCATGCGGCCGAACTGATGAATAACTTTTCCGATTACGATGCATTTGTTCACGAACTGCATCATAATCAAAAGATCGACAGCCCAAGCGGAACTGCGCTAAGCATCGCCAAAATCATGATCGAAAAAATAGATCGCAAAAAATCTATTCTTTCAGATACGTCTAAAGGCAAAATCAACGCAGACCATCTGCACATTACTTCCACCCGAATAGGTTCCGTTCCGGGCACGCATACCGTTGGTTTTGACTCGTCAGCAGATACGATCGAACTTACGCATACCGCGCGAAATCGTTCCGGATTTGCGCTTGGCGCCTTATTCGCCGCCAAGTGGATACAAGGGAAAAAGGGGATTTACACGATGGGAGATGTATTGAAATAA
- a CDS encoding DUF4154 domain-containing protein, which produces MKLFIGFILSLLTWFPAQNPMDVDEATHVEMIIKSLSYDSKINGGTVLVISRSGSNANSNNVASTLSGKSIKKVPVELFQLEFVSMSSLDPIVNGQIKVDLVYLCNDLTNVQLAQLNQFCTKNKIVSATGVAKFVEDGYACLSVIKEEGKVKPLVNLEKLKSLDHAFSSSYLKLCKIL; this is translated from the coding sequence ATGAAATTATTTATTGGGTTTATTCTGTCTCTATTAACGTGGTTTCCAGCGCAAAACCCGATGGATGTGGATGAAGCGACCCATGTGGAGATGATAATCAAGAGCCTGTCTTACGATTCCAAGATCAATGGCGGCACGGTTCTGGTTATTTCAAGGAGCGGCAGCAATGCTAATTCCAACAATGTAGCCTCTACGCTATCAGGGAAATCAATCAAGAAAGTTCCGGTCGAACTCTTTCAGCTTGAATTCGTTAGCATGAGCTCTCTGGACCCGATTGTCAACGGCCAGATTAAAGTTGATCTTGTGTACTTGTGCAACGATCTGACCAACGTGCAATTAGCTCAGCTAAATCAATTTTGCACAAAAAATAAAATTGTCAGCGCCACCGGCGTTGCTAAATTCGTTGAAGACGGGTATGCGTGTTTATCGGTGATCAAAGAGGAAGGCAAAGTTAAGCCGCTTGTCAATCTCGAAAAACTGAAAAGCCTGGATCATGCGTTCAGTTCGTCTTATCTGAAATTGTGTAAAATCCTATGA
- a CDS encoding 4-hydroxy-tetrahydrodipicolinate synthase → MIHASSLRGCGVAIVTPFSKNGNIDEKALRKLVNFQIENGTNFIIPCGTTGESATMEADERKQVIRIVIDQTKKRVPVIAGTGTNSTASSVTYSKQAQDLGADGVLLVGPYYNKPTQEGYFQHFKAIAESISIPAILYNVPGRTGGNMEPKTILRLAEIKNIIGVKEASANFGQFMEILEQRSRDFLVLSGDDALTLPMMPLGADGVISVAANQIPRAMSDMVKYALDGNFVKAREIHYQYLELMNFNFVESNPIPVKCALALMGLIEENYRLPLVPLQEANKQKMKQLLFTLKLISQ, encoded by the coding sequence ATGATACATGCATCTTCCTTACGCGGTTGCGGCGTTGCCATTGTAACGCCCTTTTCAAAAAACGGCAACATCGATGAAAAAGCGTTGCGCAAATTGGTCAATTTTCAGATCGAGAACGGCACAAACTTTATCATTCCATGCGGAACGACAGGAGAATCCGCCACTATGGAAGCTGACGAGCGCAAACAAGTTATTCGAATCGTGATCGATCAAACTAAAAAACGCGTGCCGGTTATAGCAGGTACCGGAACCAACTCGACCGCCTCTTCAGTCACTTATTCGAAGCAGGCACAGGATCTCGGTGCTGACGGCGTTCTTCTCGTAGGGCCCTATTACAATAAACCGACTCAGGAGGGATATTTTCAACACTTCAAGGCGATTGCCGAATCGATCTCAATTCCCGCTATCTTATACAATGTGCCGGGACGCACGGGAGGAAATATGGAACCAAAAACCATTTTGCGATTAGCAGAAATAAAGAACATTATAGGTGTAAAGGAAGCTTCGGCAAACTTCGGTCAATTTATGGAAATTTTAGAGCAACGGTCAAGAGATTTTTTAGTTTTATCCGGTGACGACGCCCTGACTCTGCCCATGATGCCTTTGGGCGCCGATGGCGTAATATCGGTTGCAGCCAACCAGATTCCGCGCGCCATGAGCGATATGGTCAAATATGCGCTTGATGGAAACTTTGTGAAAGCCAGGGAAATTCATTATCAATATTTGGAACTTATGAACTTTAATTTCGTTGAGTCCAATCCGATTCCGGTCAAATGCGCGCTCGCGTTGATGGGCTTGATAGAAGAAAATTACCGTCTCCCGCTTGTTCCGTTGCAAGAGGCCAACAAACAGAAAATGAAACAATTGTTATTCACATTGAAATTGATTTCCCAATAA
- a CDS encoding glutamine synthetase yields the protein MTYYALSNPLCRFLDKTPDQFTRNDMINVIENKNIERITFHYTALDGKLKELKIPVTGRGIAERILAEGERVDGSSLFKGMVDTGLSDLYVVPVYKTAFLNPFDENSLDFICRYLGPDGNPAPFAMDNVLHAAYELFKKNCGVELHAMGELEFYLLSRDEEFMYHASKQKGYHASAPFIKCGPILNEMMRHISQITGAVKYAHSEVGYVEHVFSQSDEIRGRQGEQLEIEFLPRPVTDAADHLVLARWLIRNIAHRNGCVATFAPKIEEGVAGSGLHVHMELLKNGKNIMRNGQAELSTEAKQIIGGLCTYADTLTAFGNTTAASYLRLVPDQEAPTRVCWSDLNRSAMIRVPLGWGKMHHLARKLNPNESEAAEVLSNAQTIELRTPDGSALIHFLIAGITLAAEWGLTNNESLQKAESLYVKGNIFKDKSLLERLPSIPRSCVASSLLLDEKRAFYERSNVFPPSAIDYITKLLRAENDEIMNKSLSELPPDERLSETRKIMHKDLHRH from the coding sequence ATGACGTATTACGCGCTCTCAAATCCTTTGTGCAGGTTTCTCGATAAAACCCCGGATCAATTCACCCGCAACGATATGATCAACGTGATCGAAAATAAGAATATCGAACGAATCACATTTCACTACACCGCTCTCGACGGTAAATTAAAAGAATTAAAAATACCTGTTACCGGACGCGGCATTGCAGAACGCATTTTGGCAGAAGGCGAACGCGTGGATGGATCTTCATTATTTAAAGGAATGGTGGATACCGGTTTGTCCGATCTTTATGTTGTACCGGTATACAAAACGGCTTTCTTAAATCCGTTTGACGAAAATAGCCTGGATTTTATCTGCAGGTACCTCGGGCCCGACGGCAATCCAGCGCCGTTTGCCATGGACAACGTGCTTCACGCGGCGTATGAATTATTTAAGAAAAACTGCGGCGTGGAACTGCACGCTATGGGCGAATTAGAGTTTTATCTTTTAAGCCGCGATGAAGAGTTTATGTATCACGCCTCAAAACAAAAAGGATATCATGCTTCCGCGCCATTTATTAAGTGCGGGCCTATTCTAAATGAAATGATGCGCCACATTTCGCAGATCACCGGCGCAGTAAAATATGCGCACAGCGAGGTCGGCTACGTAGAACACGTATTCAGCCAGTCCGATGAGATTCGCGGAAGACAAGGAGAACAGCTTGAGATCGAATTTTTGCCCAGACCCGTCACGGATGCGGCGGACCACTTGGTTCTGGCGCGCTGGCTCATTCGCAATATAGCTCATCGTAATGGCTGTGTGGCCACCTTTGCCCCGAAGATCGAAGAAGGCGTCGCAGGCAGCGGCCTGCACGTTCACATGGAATTGCTCAAGAACGGAAAAAATATCATGCGCAACGGACAGGCTGAATTGTCCACCGAAGCGAAACAAATAATCGGCGGTTTGTGCACTTATGCAGATACGTTGACTGCATTCGGCAATACAACCGCCGCATCATACCTGCGCCTGGTACCGGATCAAGAAGCGCCGACGCGTGTATGTTGGAGCGATCTCAATCGCAGCGCGATGATCCGAGTTCCCCTCGGATGGGGCAAGATGCACCATCTCGCCCGTAAATTGAATCCGAACGAATCGGAAGCGGCGGAAGTTCTGTCCAATGCGCAAACCATCGAATTACGTACGCCGGACGGCAGCGCGCTGATTCATTTTTTGATTGCAGGTATTACACTTGCCGCAGAATGGGGATTGACCAACAATGAATCGTTGCAAAAAGCCGAGTCACTTTATGTCAAAGGCAATATCTTTAAGGATAAGAGCTTATTGGAAAGATTGCCGTCCATACCGCGAAGCTGTGTGGCATCGTCGCTGCTGCTCGATGAAAAACGGGCGTTTTATGAACGGAGCAACGTATTTCCGCCCAGCGCGATCGATTATATAACCAAATTACTGCGCGCGGAGAATGACGAAATAATGAATAAATCGCTCAGTGAATTACCGCCGGATGAACGGCTTAGTGAAACGCGTAAGATCATGCATAAAGATCTGCACCGGCATTAA